Proteins encoded in a region of the Synechococcus sp. BIOS-U3-1 genome:
- a CDS encoding MBL fold metallo-hydrolase: MTDTATYLGANGWLLEMAELRVLLDPWLTGPLVFPPGAWLLKGEMPTLVPIPDQLDLLLLTQGLPDHAHPETLQVLSKQIPVVASAAAARVVQRLGFETITELQPGDTTTVAGLKIQATAGAAVPAVENGYLLDWQGGSLYLEPHGVLDPAIDQRSVDTLITPVVDLGLPVLGAFITGARVMPDLISRFQPKTVLASTTGGDVKFSGMISSLLNAADASTDCGDLPEDCTLITPKVGRAIPLPSGSR; the protein is encoded by the coding sequence ATGACAGACACAGCCACGTATCTCGGAGCCAATGGTTGGCTGCTGGAGATGGCAGAACTCAGGGTGCTGCTGGACCCATGGCTCACTGGCCCGTTGGTGTTCCCACCGGGTGCCTGGTTGCTGAAAGGTGAGATGCCAACTCTGGTGCCAATCCCCGATCAGCTTGATCTGCTTCTACTCACGCAGGGGCTCCCAGACCATGCCCATCCTGAAACGCTTCAGGTGTTGTCGAAGCAGATCCCCGTGGTGGCCTCAGCAGCCGCCGCTCGCGTGGTGCAGCGTCTGGGATTTGAGACCATCACCGAGCTGCAACCCGGCGATACCACTACGGTTGCTGGATTGAAGATCCAGGCCACCGCTGGAGCAGCAGTCCCGGCAGTGGAGAACGGCTACTTACTTGACTGGCAAGGAGGGTCCCTGTATCTCGAACCCCATGGTGTCTTGGATCCGGCGATCGATCAGCGCAGCGTCGATACCCTGATCACTCCAGTGGTGGATCTTGGCTTGCCGGTGCTGGGAGCATTTATCACAGGCGCTCGCGTGATGCCTGATCTGATCAGCCGATTCCAACCCAAGACCGTGCTGGCTAGCACGACAGGTGGCGATGTGAAGTTCAGCGGAATGATCAGCAGCCTGCTCAACGCCGCTGATGCGTCGACAGATTGCGGCGATCTTCCCGAAGACTGCACACTGATCACGCCCAAGGTGGGGCGAGCGATTCCATTGCCGTCGGGATCGCGCTAA